Proteins encoded in a region of the Flammeovirga yaeyamensis genome:
- a CDS encoding DUF7619 domain-containing protein yields MKISLLLLWLVLLTPLVYAQDVNIPDEKFLNELIKKGYDTNNDSIIQVSEAEAVTRLKLFQKDIYDFTGLESFINLEWLDISHNLHLNVKGVPMDFTMMPNLVYLDASVNNFSDVNVTNLEHLDTLDIEQLNLGTLDFTGLEKLKFLNITFNKFETIDLTMFTELLHLDMAYNDLDTVDASPCVNLSRLNIGSNGLKSLDITGLTKLEELYLSKADISELDLSTQESLKRLTFSYTNLPSHYTFDALPSLEELYFSHNAIQSIDVNHLPKLKTLSCSYNEIKSLDLTGMKSLERVDCHFNEMDTLILTGCDSLTRLRAWENNYTGVDLSDQKQMFALYLSDNDIKALDLSSMDSLYYFDAHGNQLTEIDFSHNKNLETIRLQENDLTSIDVSFLHQLHDFNVQNNPNLNCLSRLPNSIRDLNYRNTGVQCISNIPTTMVDYLNALGPNFFFTLDEYQVCLPDNNPNDCPTFPTVYGNVFYDYDKDGVKDDDENNFEGLEITFNPGEQVFTTDENGYYYAILSDTGSFTATVSTPEHFDAVPQTFEVATSDYSDKIVQNIPLQSNKEVNDLYVRIPYFTRARPGFYMRYVVEVLNHGTEQVENIEVTFTIPAFELADSLSDFSVSGETITYTINKMNVGEMYKIDLWGRTSLDAFGEEVEMIAEVEIDGIEDDNAENNTESVEFIVTGSYDPNDKQARDSITTEEVEAGIPLDYLIRFQNTGTDTAFNVYILDTLSDNLDLETFEVLSVSHDYEAVWYDSNVVVFTFENILLPDSIVDEPNSHGYINYQVSPKTTLVEGDSIQNTAYIYFDFNKPIVTNTVTTLVYNPPPEEEEEEEEDDDEIISSSVEEIDQGIVFYPNPIKGSKMVYFKSDQLVTLEISNYSGKLMLRKEKVSKSFSVKELPSGIYFLRYTSGDGNWGVRKLIVE; encoded by the coding sequence ATGAAAATTTCTCTTTTGCTATTATGGTTAGTACTACTAACCCCTCTTGTCTATGCACAAGATGTAAACATTCCAGACGAAAAATTCTTAAATGAATTAATTAAAAAAGGGTATGATACGAACAACGACAGTATCATTCAAGTATCCGAAGCGGAGGCTGTCACTCGTCTAAAACTTTTTCAGAAGGATATCTATGATTTTACTGGGCTGGAAAGTTTTATCAATCTAGAATGGCTAGACATCTCACACAACCTACATTTAAATGTTAAAGGTGTGCCTATGGATTTTACCATGATGCCTAACTTAGTCTATCTAGATGCATCAGTAAATAACTTTAGTGATGTGAATGTTACAAATCTCGAGCATCTCGATACTTTAGATATTGAGCAATTGAATTTGGGGACACTCGATTTCACTGGTTTGGAAAAACTGAAATTTCTGAATATCACATTCAATAAGTTCGAGACGATTGATTTAACGATGTTTACTGAGCTACTCCACTTGGATATGGCTTACAATGACTTGGATACCGTTGATGCTTCTCCTTGCGTAAATCTGAGTAGGCTAAACATTGGATCAAACGGTTTAAAAAGTCTTGACATAACGGGTCTGACGAAGCTTGAAGAGCTTTATTTAAGTAAGGCCGACATCTCAGAATTGGACCTTTCCACACAGGAAAGTCTAAAGCGTCTAACGTTTTCTTATACCAATTTACCAAGTCATTATACCTTTGATGCATTACCAAGTTTAGAAGAGCTTTACTTTTCTCATAATGCTATTCAAAGTATAGATGTCAATCACTTACCCAAGCTCAAAACATTAAGTTGTAGCTATAATGAAATTAAAAGTCTCGATCTAACAGGGATGAAAAGCTTGGAGAGAGTCGATTGTCATTTTAATGAAATGGACACTCTAATTCTAACAGGCTGCGATAGCCTCACTCGTTTACGTGCATGGGAGAACAACTATACAGGAGTTGATCTTTCTGATCAAAAACAGATGTTCGCCTTGTATTTAAGCGATAATGATATTAAAGCTTTGGATCTTTCTAGCATGGATAGTTTATACTATTTCGATGCACATGGAAACCAATTAACTGAGATTGATTTTTCGCACAATAAAAACTTGGAGACCATTCGACTTCAGGAAAATGATTTGACAAGTATTGATGTATCGTTTTTACATCAGTTACACGATTTTAATGTACAGAACAACCCTAATCTGAATTGTTTATCAAGGCTTCCTAATTCGATTAGAGATTTAAATTATAGAAATACTGGAGTTCAATGTATCTCTAATATACCAACAACTATGGTAGACTATTTAAATGCATTGGGTCCTAATTTCTTCTTTACATTAGACGAGTATCAAGTTTGTCTTCCAGATAATAATCCAAACGATTGTCCGACTTTCCCAACAGTCTATGGCAACGTTTTTTACGATTATGATAAAGATGGAGTGAAGGATGATGACGAGAACAATTTCGAAGGTTTAGAAATTACTTTTAATCCAGGCGAACAAGTCTTTACCACCGATGAAAATGGCTATTATTATGCGATTCTAAGCGATACAGGATCATTTACTGCAACAGTAAGTACTCCAGAACATTTTGATGCTGTACCTCAAACTTTCGAAGTAGCTACATCAGATTATTCTGATAAAATTGTTCAAAACATCCCTCTTCAATCCAACAAAGAAGTCAATGACTTATATGTTAGAATCCCTTATTTCACCCGTGCTCGACCTGGCTTTTATATGCGTTATGTTGTCGAGGTGCTCAACCACGGTACGGAACAAGTGGAAAATATTGAAGTCACTTTTACTATCCCTGCCTTTGAGCTCGCCGATTCCCTATCAGATTTTTCTGTAAGCGGAGAAACAATTACCTACACCATTAATAAAATGAATGTAGGTGAAATGTATAAAATTGATCTTTGGGGAAGGACTTCATTAGATGCTTTCGGAGAAGAAGTGGAAATGATAGCAGAAGTGGAAATTGATGGAATTGAAGATGATAATGCAGAGAACAATACTGAGTCTGTTGAATTTATTGTTACAGGATCCTACGACCCTAACGATAAACAAGCTAGAGACAGTATCACCACAGAAGAAGTAGAAGCCGGTATTCCACTCGACTATTTGATCAGGTTCCAAAATACAGGAACGGATACCGCATTCAATGTGTATATTCTCGATACTTTATCAGATAACCTGGACTTAGAAACGTTTGAAGTGTTAAGTGTCTCTCACGATTATGAAGCCGTATGGTACGACTCCAATGTAGTAGTCTTCACTTTCGAAAATATCCTTCTTCCAGATAGTATTGTCGATGAACCGAATAGTCACGGCTATATCAACTATCAAGTATCACCTAAAACAACATTGGTGGAGGGCGATAGTATTCAAAATACAGCTTATATCTATTTTGATTTCAATAAACCAATTGTGACCAATACAGTAACTACTTTGGTGTATAACCCTCCTCCTGAAGAAGAGGAAGAAGA
- a CDS encoding sensor histidine kinase — translation MPLNNSINIKEESFDQIIEEKDQILSLIYDTVGDVIFALNVIENQDFVFSSVNKTFLNATGLKREQVIGQNVKNVIPEPSLSIVLGHYETAIKTKSTVSWEEITPYPTGLKIGEVRIAPVFDQNGNCKMIIGSVHDITESRMYAKKLEESMEKIAQKNYDLEQLGYITSHDLKEPLNTIQSFSMLLKEELHNKEEMENSLKFIDYINSATERMQVLLKGMLDYNIIGEKLEVKETNIQSIVNNVLDDLAGAIMKINAQVKVDELPTINVYETQIRTLFQNLISNAIKYRRQDVDVNIEIKCEQKGNQWYFEVNDNGIGINEEYFDRVFHVFQRLHKKEEFEGAGIGLSICKKVTELHEGQIWVENNSPHGTKFCFTISNELK, via the coding sequence ATGCCTTTAAACAATTCAATTAACATCAAAGAGGAGTCTTTTGATCAAATTATTGAGGAAAAAGATCAAATCCTTTCCCTGATTTACGACACTGTTGGTGATGTTATTTTTGCCTTAAATGTAATTGAAAATCAAGACTTTGTTTTTAGCTCTGTCAACAAAACTTTTTTAAATGCCACTGGTCTAAAAAGAGAGCAAGTAATTGGACAAAATGTGAAAAATGTAATTCCAGAACCCTCTTTATCTATCGTTTTAGGACACTATGAGACAGCTATAAAAACTAAATCGACGGTGAGTTGGGAGGAAATTACACCTTACCCAACAGGTCTTAAAATAGGAGAGGTAAGGATTGCACCTGTCTTTGACCAGAACGGTAATTGCAAAATGATTATCGGTAGTGTTCATGATATTACCGAAAGTAGAATGTATGCTAAGAAATTAGAGGAATCTATGGAAAAGATTGCCCAGAAAAACTACGATTTAGAGCAATTGGGTTACATCACTTCTCATGATCTTAAAGAGCCACTGAATACCATTCAGAGTTTTTCTATGTTACTGAAGGAGGAACTTCATAACAAGGAAGAGATGGAAAATTCTCTCAAGTTTATAGACTATATTAACTCTGCAACAGAAAGGATGCAAGTTCTCTTAAAAGGGATGTTGGATTATAACATTATTGGAGAAAAATTGGAAGTTAAAGAAACCAATATACAATCTATCGTCAATAATGTGTTAGATGATTTAGCAGGAGCAATAATGAAAATTAATGCTCAGGTAAAAGTTGATGAACTTCCAACAATTAATGTTTACGAAACACAAATACGTACCTTATTTCAAAATCTAATAAGTAATGCCATTAAATACCGAAGACAAGATGTGGATGTAAACATCGAAATCAAATGTGAGCAGAAAGGCAATCAATGGTACTTTGAGGTGAATGATAATGGTATTGGTATAAATGAGGAATATTTTGACCGTGTATTTCATGTTTTTCAAAGACTTCATAAAAAAGAAGAGTTTGAAGGTGCCGGAATTGGTTTATCTATCTGTAAAAAAGTAACCGAATTACACGAAGGTCAGATTTGGGTAGAAAATAATTCGCCCCATGGAACCAAATTTTGTTTTACCATAAGTAATGAATTAAAATGA
- a CDS encoding response regulator, which produces MMLDCIMSIDDDDATNFYNQTIIKRLNIIKDHLVYDDAEKALTYLSQPSEEIKVPDLILLDINMPKVNGWDFLDKYVANGFDKKFDKTKIIVITTSNNPSDLMKVEKYDCVAGLENKVIDPEKIKNLFSNYFGYSFT; this is translated from the coding sequence ATGATGCTGGATTGTATTATGAGTATTGATGATGATGATGCAACAAACTTTTATAATCAAACCATTATAAAAAGGTTGAACATCATTAAGGATCACTTAGTGTACGATGATGCTGAAAAAGCATTAACGTATTTATCTCAACCATCTGAAGAGATTAAAGTCCCTGATTTAATTCTCTTGGATATAAATATGCCTAAAGTAAATGGATGGGATTTTCTAGATAAGTATGTGGCCAATGGTTTTGATAAGAAGTTTGATAAAACCAAAATTATTGTCATTACTACTTCCAATAACCCATCAGATTTGATGAAGGTCGAAAAATATGATTGTGTTGCTGGTTTAGAAAATAAGGTTATTGATCCTGAAAAAATCAAAAACCTCTTTTCTAATTATTTTGGTTATTCGTTTACCTAA
- a CDS encoding DinB family protein translates to MSKSDTKQNPEFLDYVYQLNEGNSLEEALRLSLEEIDKIDVDQLKRIGLKTYEKDKWTLHQIIQHLIDWERIWGFRAIIFARSEGSTPEAHDQEIMAKNSNANEIPLEVLIEELRIVRQSSILLFKSFNEDILKTNCKFFEYEMPLFSIGLTIAAHQIHHLNVIRERYLPLDK, encoded by the coding sequence ATGAGTAAATCTGATACTAAACAAAACCCCGAATTTCTAGACTATGTATATCAGCTTAATGAAGGAAACAGCCTTGAAGAAGCCCTTCGTTTAAGTTTGGAAGAAATTGATAAAATTGATGTGGATCAATTAAAGAGAATAGGATTAAAAACCTATGAAAAAGACAAATGGACGCTTCATCAAATTATTCAGCATTTGATTGATTGGGAGAGAATTTGGGGCTTCCGAGCGATTATTTTTGCTCGATCAGAAGGCAGCACTCCAGAGGCACACGATCAGGAAATCATGGCGAAGAATTCTAATGCAAATGAAATTCCACTAGAAGTTTTAATAGAAGAACTTCGTATTGTCCGTCAATCAAGTATTCTTTTATTCAAGAGTTTTAATGAGGATATTTTAAAAACCAATTGTAAGTTTTTTGAATACGAAATGCCTTTATTTTCTATAGGATTAACCATAGCAGCCCATCAGATACATCATTTAAATGTGATCCGAGAAAGATATCTCCCTTTAGATAAATAA